ATTATTCTCGTAGTTTTGCCAGAGTAGCTCAGGGGTAGAGCAGAGGACTCATAAGCCTTTGGTCGCAGGTTCGATTCCTGCCTCTGGCACCACTTTGAAAGGGGCGCAAAAGCCTCGTAGCATAGGCTGCTTCAGGTTTCGTCTCCTTCTCACAAGATCCTTTAACAGCTTGCCGCATTCTCGTTATCGTGGCTCGTAGCAAAGTAGGTTTCCATTCCCTTGCGCAATGGCGGTCCGCGTGCCACCGTCGGCCATTCACATGAACTCAGCACGCGCTTTCCTTGCGATGGGACTTTTGGTTTCAGCGATGCTCTCGACCGGCTGCCGCTCCACCTACTACGCGGCCTATGAAAAGTTTGGCGTCCATAAACGCGACCTGCTGAAGAAGAATGTCATCGCGGCGCGCGATGACCAGAAGGAGGCGAGCGAGCAATTCAAGGATGCGCTGACGCGGCTGCAGGAGATGTATGGATTCAGCGGCGGCAACCTCGAGAAGACGTATCGGGCGCTGCAGGCCGAGTATGACGATTGCGCCGCCCAGGCGGAGACTGTCCGGGAACGCGTTCGCGAAGTGGAAACGGTCGCCGAAGACCTGTTCGCCGAGTGGGAAAGGGAGATTCAACAGATCTCAACACCAGCCTTGCAGAGTGGCAGTCGCAGACAGCTTCAGGCGACGCGGACGCGCTACGAAAGCCTGCATGACGCGTTGAAGGCGGCGGAATCGAGCATGCCGCCGGTCCTTACCCAGTTCCGCGATCACGTTCTGTATCTCAAACACAACCTCAATGCCCAGGCAATTGCGTCATTGAAGGGCGAGGCAATGAG
This window of the Verrucomicrobiia bacterium genome carries:
- a CDS encoding DUF2959 domain-containing protein, giving the protein MNSARAFLAMGLLVSAMLSTGCRSTYYAAYEKFGVHKRDLLKKNVIAARDDQKEASEQFKDALTRLQEMYGFSGGNLEKTYRALQAEYDDCAAQAETVRERVREVETVAEDLFAEWEREIQQISTPALQSGSRRQLQATRTRYESLHDALKAAESSMPPVLTQFRDHVLYLKHNLNAQAIASLKGEAMSIQTDISKLIAQMNAAIAKADEFVKTLQTE